A genomic stretch from Desulfatitalea tepidiphila includes:
- the lipA gene encoding lipoyl synthase, giving the protein MNSKKTANPVHKKPPWLRVRFPSGSAYEETRRLIREGRLHTVCQEACCPNMFECFSHHTATFLILGDHCTRDCRFCAVKGGNLQPPDGNEPERVAQAAADMELHYVVVTSVTRDDLPDGGAGHFASTITALRRKIPEVRVEVLIPDFQGDPAALTTVLDAGPDVLNHNIETVPRLYPTVRPQAVYERSLRLLAHAARQAPQIPTKSGLMLGLGEDDAEIHQALRDLRRARCRLLTLGQYLQPTSQHLPVERYVPPEEFARWRSVALELGFTEAVAGPFVRSSYQAEQTYRQSKS; this is encoded by the coding sequence ATGAACTCCAAAAAAACAGCAAATCCAGTCCATAAAAAACCCCCCTGGCTGCGCGTACGCTTTCCCAGCGGTTCGGCCTATGAAGAGACCCGGCGCCTGATCCGGGAAGGACGGCTGCATACCGTCTGCCAGGAAGCGTGCTGCCCGAACATGTTCGAATGCTTCTCGCATCACACGGCCACCTTTCTCATCCTGGGCGACCACTGCACCCGGGACTGCCGGTTCTGCGCGGTCAAAGGTGGAAACCTGCAGCCACCCGATGGGAACGAGCCGGAGCGGGTGGCCCAGGCGGCCGCCGACATGGAGTTGCATTACGTGGTGGTCACGTCGGTGACCCGAGACGACCTTCCGGACGGCGGCGCCGGCCACTTCGCGTCCACCATCACCGCCCTGCGCCGCAAGATCCCGGAGGTTCGCGTGGAGGTGTTGATCCCTGATTTCCAGGGGGACCCTGCTGCATTGACCACGGTCCTGGACGCCGGCCCCGATGTGCTCAATCACAATATCGAAACCGTGCCGCGTCTGTATCCCACGGTGCGGCCCCAAGCCGTATATGAACGCTCGCTGCGTCTGCTGGCCCATGCCGCGCGGCAGGCCCCGCAGATTCCCACCAAATCGGGCTTGATGCTGGGGCTGGGGGAAGACGATGCGGAGATTCACCAAGCCCTGCGGGATTTGCGACGCGCCCGGTGCCGCCTTTTGACCCTCGGGCAGTATCTCCAACCCACATCCCAGCATCTTCCCGTGGAACGCTACGTACCGCCCGAAGAATTTGCCCGCTGGCGAAGCGTTGCGCTTGAACTGGGATTCACCGAAGCGGTGGCCGGCCCCTTTGTGCGCAGTTCCTACCAGGCCGAACAGACGTATCGGCAATCGAAATCCTGA
- the lipB gene encoding lipoyl(octanoyl) transferase LipB, translating to MHPAFLLDLPLIPYGEALDLQRAAVAARKEGRLARDLIILIEHPPVFTLGRRGGRQNLLVSESELNARGIEVIPVERGGDITYHGPGQLVAYPLVDLNRGDLRVVAFVEALEQAMVRTAARWGVAAAGDAANRGAWVQGRKLGSVGITVRRGISFHGLALNVTTDLTPFTWINPCGIQSCRMTTMAAEAQQQIDMAAVRTEMAGQISSLLRLDLQPVSLEHIRAALETNRQTQETQQTQ from the coding sequence ATGCATCCGGCCTTTCTGCTCGATCTGCCCCTGATCCCTTATGGCGAAGCCCTCGACCTGCAACGCGCGGCCGTGGCGGCCCGCAAGGAGGGCCGATTGGCGCGCGACCTGATTATCCTGATCGAGCATCCGCCGGTCTTCACCCTGGGGCGCCGGGGCGGACGGCAAAACCTGCTGGTTTCCGAATCCGAACTGAATGCGCGGGGGATCGAAGTGATCCCTGTGGAGCGCGGCGGCGACATCACCTATCACGGGCCGGGACAGCTGGTGGCCTATCCTTTGGTGGACCTGAACCGGGGCGACCTCCGGGTGGTGGCCTTCGTCGAGGCACTCGAGCAGGCCATGGTACGCACCGCGGCCCGCTGGGGCGTTGCCGCCGCCGGCGATGCGGCCAACCGCGGCGCCTGGGTACAGGGGCGCAAGCTGGGCAGCGTGGGCATCACCGTTCGGCGCGGCATCAGCTTTCACGGCCTGGCGCTCAACGTCACCACCGATTTGACCCCGTTCACCTGGATCAACCCGTGCGGCATCCAATCGTGCCGCATGACCACCATGGCCGCGGAAGCCCAACAGCAGATCGACATGGCGGCCGTGCGTACGGAAATGGCGGGCCAGATCAGCTCGCTGCTTCGACTCGATCTCCAACCGGTCTCCCTGGAACATATCCGGGCCGCCCTCGAAACAAACCGGCAAACCCAGGAAACCCAACAAACACAATGA